A single window of Usitatibacter rugosus DNA harbors:
- a CDS encoding dihydrofolate reductase, whose product MIRSYVVAATRNRVIGKGNGMPWHLPSDLAFFKKITMGHPIVMGRKTHESIGKALPGRTNIVITRDPAFKAPGCVVVDSLEAAYRAAGDVDEVFVIGGAQIFEAGMPGVDRIYLTDIDAQIEGDTWFPPFDRSQWVETELARQGVDERHAFATRTVRLDRKRPA is encoded by the coding sequence ATGATCCGCTCGTACGTCGTCGCGGCCACGCGAAACCGGGTGATCGGGAAGGGCAACGGGATGCCCTGGCACCTGCCCTCGGACCTCGCCTTCTTCAAGAAGATCACGATGGGCCATCCGATCGTGATGGGCCGCAAGACCCACGAGTCGATCGGCAAGGCGCTGCCGGGCCGGACGAACATCGTGATCACGCGCGACCCCGCTTTCAAGGCCCCAGGGTGCGTGGTGGTCGATTCGCTCGAGGCGGCCTATCGCGCCGCGGGTGACGTGGACGAAGTGTTCGTGATCGGCGGCGCGCAGATCTTCGAGGCGGGCATGCCCGGCGTCGACCGCATCTACCTCACCGACATCGACGCGCAGATCGAGGGCGACACCTGGTTTCCGCCCTTCGACCGGAGCCAGTGGGTGGAAACGGAGCTCGCGAGGCAGGGCGTGGACGAGCGCCACGCGTTCGCGACGCGCACCGTGAGGCTGGACCGCAAGCGCCCTGCCTAG
- a CDS encoding TonB-dependent receptor plug domain-containing protein → MKQLKRKTLYGALVQALGTGVALSVIATGAAAQQTQKVEKIEVTGSNIKRLDMETVAPVEIITRDQIERTGLPTVAEVIRNVPAAMSGSFNESFSNSFAPGASGVSLRGLGQKTTLVLINGRRTAGYGFAQNLQDTFVDLNSIPTSAVERIEILKDGASAIYGSDAIAGVVNIILRKDFKGLELNVSGGYAEGDWDTRLSGTWGMGDLAKDRWNVFGVVDYYKRDELLQSDTKFLHTRDMRGYEGGRNFQSLTGGGTWRQLSATNALTANHRAISECAGQVIDGPEAVRRGLIGAPAGNTAFNIPGNTFCSVDFKGQFSALPGTERVGFMGRGTKIFSDNMTGYVDVGYSQVKTDQTFQAASFVTTALQQTSVGLRPFAYTANFAPGSAGNPFTSNARYVGVQNDIGTRNQEITSDTFRILGGLTYTVGSWDFDSALSYSKNEIDQVGTGRLSLTGMSQALGIPSGLQPPIPLSSNSSYNLDRPSTNSQAVRDAITLEPVRKSESELKFIDTKASTELWQMAGGPAGLALGIEFRDESLKDRPDAAAQSGDILGQGITATDGSRTNTSIYGEISLPITRSIEAQLAARYDHYSDYGNSTTPKVGVKWRPLSTLVLRANWGKGFRAPTLVEISPSVATFFTQVADPNFGGAARNVSGSFAGNPNLEPEKSTSLTAGFVWEPTRDFSLGMSYYEINWKNIVVGNCCQDIVDSGDPTRVIRDPVTGEIVTVVGNFENQAKTEVKGIDLDARYAMSTDIGKFTGRVNWTYFDSFKENDTEVVGSNAGTNTIPRAKGVVGLDWDYRAFSATVNMNYTHGYHQTAASLASYMVPQDPQFQNGIYPEKVRHFRTVDIYARYNLNKNFQINASLVNAEDKTPPYDPGFSTTNLYDFSLFDIRGRQWRLGLKYTM, encoded by the coding sequence ATGAAGCAACTCAAGAGGAAAACCCTCTACGGCGCGCTTGTGCAGGCGCTGGGAACGGGTGTGGCGCTCTCCGTCATCGCGACGGGCGCAGCAGCCCAACAGACCCAAAAGGTCGAGAAGATCGAAGTGACCGGCTCCAACATCAAGCGCCTCGACATGGAAACCGTCGCGCCGGTCGAAATCATCACCAGAGACCAGATCGAGCGTACGGGCCTGCCGACGGTCGCGGAAGTCATCCGCAACGTCCCGGCTGCCATGTCCGGCTCCTTCAACGAGAGCTTCTCCAACAGCTTCGCGCCGGGCGCCTCGGGCGTCTCCCTCCGCGGTCTCGGCCAGAAAACCACCCTCGTCCTGATCAACGGACGCCGCACGGCCGGCTACGGCTTCGCGCAGAACCTCCAGGACACGTTCGTCGACCTGAACTCGATCCCGACCTCCGCGGTCGAGCGCATCGAGATCCTGAAAGACGGCGCCTCCGCGATCTACGGTTCCGACGCCATCGCGGGCGTGGTCAACATCATCCTGCGCAAGGACTTCAAGGGCCTCGAGCTCAACGTGTCCGGCGGCTACGCCGAAGGCGACTGGGATACGCGCCTGTCCGGCACCTGGGGCATGGGCGACCTCGCCAAGGACCGCTGGAACGTGTTCGGTGTCGTCGACTACTACAAGCGCGACGAGCTGCTCCAATCCGACACCAAGTTCCTCCACACCCGCGACATGCGCGGCTACGAGGGCGGCCGCAACTTCCAGTCGCTCACGGGCGGCGGCACGTGGCGCCAGCTGAGCGCGACCAACGCACTCACGGCCAACCACCGCGCCATCTCCGAGTGCGCGGGCCAGGTCATCGACGGTCCGGAAGCGGTTCGCCGCGGCCTGATCGGCGCTCCGGCCGGCAACACGGCGTTCAACATCCCGGGCAACACGTTCTGCTCGGTCGACTTCAAAGGCCAGTTCAGCGCCCTCCCGGGCACCGAACGCGTCGGCTTCATGGGTCGCGGCACGAAGATCTTCTCCGACAACATGACGGGCTACGTCGACGTCGGCTACAGCCAGGTCAAGACGGACCAGACCTTCCAGGCTGCGAGCTTCGTGACGACCGCGCTCCAGCAGACCAGCGTCGGCCTGCGTCCGTTCGCCTACACCGCGAACTTCGCACCGGGCTCCGCCGGCAACCCGTTCACCTCGAACGCCCGCTACGTCGGCGTCCAGAACGACATCGGCACGCGCAACCAGGAAATCACGTCGGACACGTTCCGCATCCTCGGCGGCCTGACCTACACGGTCGGCTCCTGGGACTTCGACAGCGCCCTCAGCTACTCGAAGAACGAGATCGACCAGGTCGGTACGGGTCGCCTCTCGCTCACGGGCATGTCGCAGGCCCTCGGGATCCCGTCCGGCCTCCAGCCGCCGATCCCGCTGTCGTCCAACTCGTCGTACAACCTCGACCGTCCCTCGACCAACTCGCAGGCCGTCCGTGACGCGATCACGCTCGAGCCGGTGCGCAAGTCGGAGTCGGAGCTGAAGTTCATCGACACCAAGGCCTCCACGGAGCTGTGGCAGATGGCTGGCGGTCCCGCCGGCCTCGCGCTCGGCATCGAGTTCCGCGACGAGTCGCTGAAGGACCGTCCGGACGCCGCCGCTCAATCCGGCGACATCCTCGGCCAGGGCATCACGGCGACCGATGGCTCGCGCACGAACACGTCGATCTACGGCGAGATCTCGCTGCCGATCACGCGTTCGATCGAAGCCCAGCTCGCCGCTCGCTACGACCACTACAGCGACTACGGCAACTCCACCACGCCGAAGGTCGGCGTCAAGTGGCGTCCGCTGAGCACCCTCGTCCTGCGCGCCAACTGGGGCAAGGGCTTCCGCGCTCCGACGCTGGTCGAGATCTCCCCCTCGGTGGCCACGTTCTTCACGCAGGTGGCCGACCCGAACTTCGGCGGCGCCGCGCGGAACGTGTCCGGCTCGTTCGCGGGCAACCCGAACCTCGAGCCCGAGAAGTCCACCAGCCTGACGGCCGGCTTCGTCTGGGAACCGACGCGCGACTTCAGCCTCGGCATGAGCTACTACGAGATCAACTGGAAGAACATCGTGGTGGGCAACTGCTGCCAGGACATCGTCGACTCGGGTGATCCCACCCGCGTGATCCGCGACCCGGTGACGGGCGAGATCGTGACCGTGGTCGGTAACTTCGAGAACCAGGCGAAGACCGAAGTGAAGGGCATCGACCTCGACGCCCGTTACGCCATGAGCACGGACATCGGCAAGTTCACGGGGCGCGTCAACTGGACGTACTTCGACTCCTTCAAGGAGAACGACACCGAAGTGGTGGGTTCGAACGCCGGCACCAACACGATCCCGCGCGCCAAGGGCGTTGTGGGCCTCGATTGGGACTACCGCGCGTTCTCGGCGACGGTCAACATGAACTACACGCACGGGTATCACCAGACCGCGGCGTCGCTGGCCTCGTACATGGTGCCGCAGGACCCGCAGTTCCAGAACGGCATCTACCCGGAGAAAGTGCGTCACTTCCGGACCGTGGACATCTACGCTCGCTACAACCTCAACAAGAACTTCCAGATCAACGCTTCGCTCGTCAACGCCGAGGACAAGACGCCTCCGTACGACCCCGGCTTCAGCACGACGAACCTGTACGACTTCAGCCTGTTCGACATCCGTGGCCGCCAGTGGCGCCTCGGCTTGAAGTACACGATGTAA
- a CDS encoding ATP-binding protein → MIRLFLKLYGLLIATLVFSFVVQTQLVDYVYREMTPGFDFRQRFMATFHLLEESLAPLPRDQWPARFRELAAGFSTPARMGPVSTLPERSRLDPEKAQQLDSGSIVALDRPGGGFVLAKRLRGSDHAVVMEFPGPDNSRIRIATYLVNWTTEFLIVAVLVFFWVRPFWRDLLKVRSAAEAVGAGQFDQRVTVKRGSALRSLAEGFNAMTERIAALLQSHRGLTSSVSHELRTPLARLKFSHSMARDEPRPEGKDRFLALMERDIAELDELTTELLDYARLERGVPEIRVQTVPAEPWLEDVIADARQTAVASQNAARIDPQVDLETVQCEPRYMARAVVNLIRNALHYARSTVTVSLAREGARTVIHVDDDGSGIPAQDRERVFEPFARLDQSRDRDSGGFGLGLAIVRQVARWHGGEASISDSPLGGTRVTIAW, encoded by the coding sequence ATGATCCGTCTCTTCCTGAAGCTCTACGGGCTGCTGATCGCCACGCTCGTGTTTTCGTTCGTGGTGCAGACGCAGCTCGTGGACTACGTCTATCGGGAGATGACGCCGGGGTTCGACTTCCGCCAGCGGTTCATGGCCACGTTCCATCTGCTGGAGGAATCCCTCGCCCCGCTGCCCCGCGACCAGTGGCCCGCTCGCTTCCGCGAGCTCGCGGCGGGCTTCTCGACGCCCGCCCGGATGGGCCCCGTCTCGACGCTTCCGGAGCGCTCGCGCCTCGATCCGGAGAAGGCCCAGCAGCTCGACTCGGGGTCCATCGTCGCCCTCGACCGGCCCGGCGGCGGGTTCGTGCTCGCCAAGCGCCTGCGCGGCAGCGATCACGCGGTGGTGATGGAATTTCCCGGGCCCGACAACAGCCGCATCCGCATCGCGACCTACCTGGTGAACTGGACCACGGAATTCCTGATCGTCGCGGTGCTGGTGTTCTTCTGGGTGCGTCCGTTCTGGCGCGACCTGCTCAAGGTGCGCTCGGCCGCGGAGGCGGTCGGCGCCGGGCAGTTCGACCAGCGCGTGACCGTGAAACGCGGTTCCGCCCTGCGCAGCCTCGCCGAGGGGTTCAACGCGATGACCGAGCGCATCGCGGCGCTCCTGCAGTCGCACCGCGGGCTCACGAGCTCGGTCTCGCACGAGCTGCGCACGCCGCTCGCCCGGCTCAAGTTCAGCCACTCCATGGCCCGCGACGAACCGCGCCCCGAGGGCAAGGATCGCTTCCTGGCGCTCATGGAACGTGACATCGCGGAGCTCGATGAGCTCACCACCGAGCTGCTGGACTACGCCCGCCTCGAGCGCGGCGTGCCCGAGATCCGCGTGCAGACCGTTCCGGCCGAGCCCTGGCTGGAAGACGTGATCGCCGACGCGCGGCAAACCGCCGTGGCGTCGCAGAACGCGGCCCGGATCGATCCGCAGGTCGACCTGGAGACCGTGCAGTGCGAGCCGCGCTACATGGCGCGCGCCGTCGTCAATCTCATCCGCAACGCGCTCCACTACGCACGATCCACCGTGACGGTCTCCCTGGCCCGGGAAGGCGCGCGCACCGTGATCCACGTCGACGACGACGGTTCGGGCATTCCCGCGCAGGACCGGGAGCGCGTCTTCGAGCCGTTCGCGCGCCTGGACCAGAGCCGCGATCGCGACTCGGGCGGATTCGGCCTCGGGCTCGCCATCGTGCGCCAGGTGGCGCGCTGGCATGGCGGCGAGGCCTCGATCTCGGATTCCCCGCTCGGCGGAACCCGCGTCACCATCGCCTGGTAG
- the rimP gene encoding ribosome maturation factor RimP encodes MGGSAHFLFVTPIADREEWLRNTLEGLGYELVDLESSRGGLIRVFIDAPKGINVDDCARVSHHLTRAFVVEGVDYERLEVSSPGLDRPLKRLADFERFSGREASVKLKLPRDGRRRFDGRIAGVEAGKVLLEVEGERLAIGFEDIDRARLVPDV; translated from the coding sequence ATGGGCGGCAGCGCCCATTTTTTGTTTGTGACGCCGATTGCGGATCGCGAGGAATGGCTCCGGAACACCCTGGAGGGGCTCGGTTACGAGCTCGTTGACCTCGAATCGTCGCGCGGCGGCCTGATCCGGGTCTTCATCGATGCGCCGAAAGGCATCAACGTCGACGACTGTGCCCGGGTGAGCCACCACCTGACGCGAGCGTTCGTCGTCGAAGGTGTGGACTACGAGCGCCTCGAGGTTTCGTCGCCGGGTCTCGACCGGCCGCTCAAGCGGCTGGCGGATTTCGAGCGTTTCTCCGGGCGCGAAGCGAGCGTGAAGCTCAAGCTCCCGCGTGACGGGCGTAGGCGGTTCGACGGCCGCATTGCCGGCGTGGAAGCGGGCAAGGTGCTGCTCGAGGTGGAAGGTGAACGGCTGGCGATCGGTTTCGAGGATATCGACCGCGCCCGGCTCGTCCCGGACGTGTAG
- a CDS encoding response regulator, whose amino-acid sequence MDISEVTRVEAQQRVLLVEDDTRLADLITEYLGKNGLEVHVERRGDLAVDRTYELEPDLVVLDVMLPGRDGFDICRELRARGATTPIVFLTARDEDFDRVLGLELGADEFIPKPIQPRVLLAHIRAVLRRAGMRERPGPVTDSLAFGKLEIDNAAREVRVAGKPVELTTSEFDVLWLLARHAGKVLSRNDILQQLRSLDYDGSDRSVDCRIYRLRRKLGDLASSTERIKTIRNVGYLFSPTNW is encoded by the coding sequence GTGGATATTTCCGAAGTCACCCGGGTGGAAGCCCAACAGCGGGTCCTGCTGGTCGAGGACGACACGCGGCTGGCCGACCTCATCACCGAATACCTCGGCAAGAACGGCCTCGAGGTCCACGTCGAGCGCCGCGGCGATCTCGCCGTCGACCGCACGTACGAGCTGGAGCCGGATCTCGTCGTGCTGGACGTCATGCTGCCGGGACGCGACGGCTTCGACATCTGCCGCGAATTGCGCGCGCGTGGAGCCACCACGCCGATCGTCTTCCTCACCGCCCGCGACGAGGATTTCGATCGTGTCCTGGGACTCGAGCTGGGCGCCGACGAGTTCATTCCCAAGCCCATCCAGCCCCGGGTGTTGCTCGCCCACATTCGGGCGGTGCTGCGCCGCGCCGGCATGCGCGAGCGCCCGGGCCCGGTGACCGACTCGCTGGCCTTCGGCAAGCTCGAGATCGACAACGCCGCGCGCGAAGTCCGCGTCGCCGGCAAGCCCGTCGAGCTCACCACTTCCGAGTTCGACGTTCTCTGGCTGCTCGCGCGCCACGCGGGCAAGGTCCTCTCGCGCAACGACATCCTGCAGCAGCTGCGCAGCCTCGACTACGACGGCTCCGACCGCTCGGTCGATTGCCGCATCTACCGCCTGCGCCGCAAGCTCGGCGACCTCGCCTCGAGCACCGAACGCATCAAGACCATCCGCAACGTGGGTTATCTTTTCAGCCCGACCAACTGGTAG
- a CDS encoding GNAT family N-acetyltransferase, translating into MSIGILRAAREADLPAIVAIYNAAIPGRQATADTEPVTVAEREAWFHSFDASSRPLWVLEDGGAVRAWLSFRSFYGRPAYHRTVETGVFVDPEHHRRGYAGQLLAHALGAAPGLGITTVLAFVFAHNEPSVALFLRHGFAGWGRLPRVAELDGIEHDLLILGRRL; encoded by the coding sequence ATGTCCATCGGAATTCTCCGGGCGGCGCGGGAAGCGGACCTCCCCGCCATCGTCGCGATCTATAACGCAGCCATTCCCGGCCGCCAGGCCACGGCCGACACCGAACCCGTGACCGTCGCCGAGCGCGAGGCCTGGTTCCATTCGTTCGACGCCTCCAGCCGCCCCCTGTGGGTCCTGGAAGACGGCGGCGCCGTCCGCGCCTGGCTCAGCTTCCGCTCCTTCTACGGCCGCCCGGCGTACCACCGGACCGTCGAGACGGGCGTTTTCGTCGATCCGGAGCACCACCGCCGGGGCTATGCCGGGCAGCTGCTTGCGCACGCCCTGGGGGCCGCTCCCGGGCTCGGCATCACGACCGTCCTGGCCTTCGTGTTCGCGCACAACGAGCCCAGCGTGGCGCTGTTCCTGCGCCACGGGTTCGCCGGCTGGGGCCGGCTGCCCCGCGTGGCCGAGCTGGACGGCATCGAGCACGACCTCCTCATCCTCGGGCGCCGGCTGTGA
- a CDS encoding thymidylate synthase, whose translation MKTYLDLLSHVLEHGTRKSDRTGTGTLSVFGYQMRFDLSERFPLLTTKKVHTKSVIHELLWFLQGSTNIAYLKEHGVTIWDEWADAKGELGPVYGYQWRSWPTPSGAHIDQIAQVVAQLRANPDSRRLIVSAWNVADIPKMALAPCHALFQFYVADGRLSCQLYQRSADIFLGVPFNMASYALLTLMVAQVAGLKPGDFVHTLGDAHLYLNHLDQAKEQLGRTPRALPVMRLNPDVKDLFAFRYEDFTLEGYDPHAAIKAPIAV comes from the coding sequence GTGAAGACCTACCTCGACCTCCTGTCCCACGTGCTCGAGCACGGGACCCGCAAATCCGACCGCACCGGCACCGGGACGCTCTCCGTCTTCGGCTACCAGATGCGCTTCGACCTCTCCGAGCGCTTCCCGCTGCTCACTACCAAGAAGGTCCACACCAAGAGCGTGATCCACGAGCTCCTGTGGTTCCTGCAGGGAAGCACGAACATCGCCTACCTCAAGGAGCACGGCGTCACGATCTGGGACGAATGGGCCGACGCGAAGGGCGAGCTGGGGCCCGTCTACGGCTACCAGTGGCGATCGTGGCCCACGCCCTCCGGGGCGCACATCGACCAGATCGCCCAGGTCGTCGCGCAGCTGCGCGCCAACCCCGACTCGAGGCGCCTCATCGTCTCGGCGTGGAACGTCGCCGACATCCCGAAGATGGCGTTGGCGCCCTGCCACGCGCTGTTCCAGTTCTACGTGGCCGATGGACGCTTGTCCTGCCAGCTGTACCAGCGAAGCGCCGACATCTTCCTGGGCGTGCCCTTCAACATGGCCTCCTATGCGCTGCTCACGCTGATGGTCGCGCAGGTGGCGGGCCTCAAGCCGGGCGACTTCGTGCACACGCTGGGCGATGCGCACCTCTACCTCAATCACCTCGATCAGGCGAAGGAACAGCTCGGCCGCACGCCGCGCGCGCTTCCCGTGATGCGCCTCAATCCGGACGTGAAGGACCTCTTCGCGTTCCGCTACGAGGACTTCACGCTGGAAGGCTACGATCCGCACGCCGCCATCAAGGCGCCGATCGCCGTATGA
- a CDS encoding TonB-dependent receptor plug domain-containing protein, producing MHKKRQLIVHLASLGIAGSVGLAPAMAQQTQKIEKIEVTGSNIKRIEGEGAAPVTVITREEINRSGVTTAAELLDKISANSGGGYNVSQAVGDSGTPGLAAASLRGLGSTNTLILLNGRRLSNYAFNASGGGAVNLNQIPLAAVDRVEVLKDGASAIYGTDAIGGVINFILRKDFTGIEASAYGTQTEHGGGNVRRYTGTIGFGDINKQRFNVLASFDYEKDTPLKASQRPDFAGTGIRPDLGFSQTSGNTWPANFVFDGNQLNVTARNGCLPNQGSYRITAASGEAAPLQPFCRQDFTAALDIYPPAERKGFFTRGALQFSNDHQAFVEYHYSKNEITFGSSETPVNDFNGTGPFLYPAGGRYYPTSFQLPDGTTVTPTGDLPIAWRLKSGGLRTNRADTEESRLVAGLQGVLFGWDYNTAFSQSISKATDNYIDGFVRESLMRQAIASGNVDVFSGNPLDAAGQALIDGAKILEQVRKSEAKVTSFDGKISKELMEMKNGAMALAVGFDTRKEELDDQPAAVLFSGDILGGGGAQPPTRADRRVTAFFGELNIPLLKNLEAQVAIRYDDYSDFGSTTNPKVALRWTPTKETLVRASYSTGFRAPTLSDMFLPNFLGNTADTHNDPIRCPGSTPIGGYVNQGLECDAQFQNQLGGNRSLTPEKSKSYTVGAIWEPNNTVSLGADYWDIRRRNSIGALGDTTVFDVYGAADPLTAGGLFVRTERVAGGGCRGDLPGSPTPASVPCPIDYVIQTQQNLGKYNVNGVDFTGSVRFPAGNAGQFTLRGEGTYILKYRYQNQADGPYLDNNGAFTADNGAIPRWRHYVTLNWKSGPWGGTLGQNFVLGYTDSSGTRRVGSYETWDLQGTWDGWRGLGVVAGIRNVLDRDPPASDQGQTFQVGYDPRYTDSRGRTYYVGLKYAYK from the coding sequence ATGCACAAGAAACGCCAACTCATCGTCCACCTTGCGAGCCTGGGCATCGCCGGCAGCGTCGGCCTCGCGCCGGCCATGGCGCAGCAGACGCAGAAGATCGAGAAGATCGAGGTGACGGGCTCCAATATCAAGCGCATCGAAGGCGAAGGCGCGGCGCCCGTGACCGTCATCACGCGCGAGGAAATCAATCGCTCGGGCGTGACGACCGCGGCCGAGCTGCTCGACAAGATCTCCGCGAACAGCGGCGGCGGCTACAACGTCTCGCAAGCGGTGGGCGATTCCGGCACGCCGGGCCTCGCCGCCGCATCGCTGCGCGGCCTGGGCAGCACGAACACGCTGATCCTCTTGAACGGACGGCGCCTGTCGAACTACGCGTTCAATGCTTCCGGCGGCGGCGCCGTGAACCTGAACCAGATTCCGCTCGCCGCCGTGGACCGCGTCGAGGTGCTGAAGGACGGCGCCTCCGCCATCTACGGAACGGACGCGATCGGCGGGGTGATCAACTTCATCCTGCGCAAGGACTTCACCGGCATCGAAGCGTCGGCCTACGGCACGCAGACCGAGCACGGCGGAGGCAACGTCCGCCGCTACACCGGCACCATCGGCTTCGGCGACATCAACAAGCAACGCTTCAACGTCCTCGCCTCGTTCGACTATGAGAAGGACACGCCGCTCAAGGCTTCGCAGCGCCCGGACTTCGCCGGCACGGGCATCCGCCCCGACCTCGGCTTCTCGCAGACTTCGGGCAACACCTGGCCGGCCAACTTCGTGTTCGACGGCAACCAGCTCAACGTGACCGCCCGCAACGGTTGCCTCCCGAACCAGGGCTCCTATCGCATCACCGCGGCCTCGGGCGAAGCCGCTCCGCTGCAGCCGTTCTGCCGCCAGGACTTCACGGCCGCGCTGGACATCTACCCGCCGGCCGAGCGCAAGGGCTTCTTCACGCGCGGCGCCCTCCAGTTCTCGAACGACCACCAGGCCTTCGTCGAGTACCACTACTCCAAGAACGAGATCACCTTCGGCTCCTCCGAGACGCCGGTGAACGACTTCAACGGCACCGGCCCCTTCCTCTATCCGGCCGGCGGGCGCTACTACCCGACGTCGTTCCAGCTTCCGGACGGCACGACGGTCACGCCGACCGGCGACCTGCCGATCGCCTGGCGCCTGAAGTCGGGCGGCCTTCGCACCAACCGCGCCGATACCGAGGAAAGCCGCCTCGTCGCCGGCTTGCAGGGCGTGCTGTTCGGCTGGGACTACAACACGGCCTTCTCGCAGAGCATCAGCAAGGCCACCGACAACTACATCGACGGCTTCGTGCGCGAATCGCTGATGCGCCAGGCCATCGCCAGCGGCAACGTCGACGTCTTCTCGGGCAACCCGCTCGACGCTGCCGGCCAGGCCCTGATCGACGGCGCGAAGATCCTCGAGCAGGTCCGCAAGTCCGAAGCGAAGGTCACCTCGTTCGACGGCAAGATCTCCAAGGAGCTGATGGAGATGAAGAACGGCGCGATGGCGCTGGCCGTCGGCTTCGACACGCGCAAGGAGGAGCTGGACGACCAGCCCGCCGCGGTGCTGTTCTCCGGCGACATCCTCGGCGGCGGCGGCGCGCAGCCCCCCACCCGGGCCGACCGCCGCGTGACCGCGTTCTTCGGCGAGCTGAACATCCCGCTGCTGAAGAACCTCGAGGCGCAGGTCGCGATCCGCTACGACGACTACAGCGACTTCGGCAGCACGACCAACCCGAAGGTGGCGCTGCGCTGGACGCCGACGAAGGAAACGCTGGTGCGTGCGTCGTACAGCACCGGCTTCCGCGCGCCGACGCTCTCCGACATGTTCCTGCCCAACTTCCTGGGCAACACGGCGGACACGCACAACGACCCGATCCGCTGCCCGGGCTCCACGCCCATCGGCGGCTACGTGAACCAGGGCCTGGAGTGCGACGCGCAGTTCCAGAACCAGCTCGGCGGCAACCGCAGCCTCACTCCGGAGAAGTCGAAGAGCTACACGGTGGGCGCGATCTGGGAGCCAAACAACACGGTCTCCCTCGGCGCGGACTATTGGGACATCCGCCGCCGCAACTCGATCGGCGCCCTCGGCGACACGACGGTGTTCGACGTGTACGGCGCCGCCGATCCGCTGACCGCGGGCGGCCTCTTCGTGCGCACCGAGCGCGTCGCGGGCGGCGGCTGCCGCGGCGACCTGCCCGGCTCGCCGACCCCGGCCAGCGTGCCCTGCCCCATCGACTACGTGATCCAGACGCAGCAGAACCTCGGCAAGTACAACGTGAACGGCGTCGACTTCACCGGCTCGGTGCGCTTCCCGGCCGGCAACGCGGGCCAGTTCACGCTGCGCGGCGAGGGCACGTACATCCTCAAGTACCGCTACCAGAACCAGGCCGACGGCCCGTACCTCGACAATAACGGCGCGTTCACGGCCGACAACGGGGCGATTCCGCGCTGGCGTCATTACGTGACGCTCAACTGGAAGAGCGGCCCGTGGGGCGGCACCCTCGGCCAGAACTTCGTGCTGGGGTACACGGACTCGAGCGGCACGCGCCGCGTGGGCAGCTACGAGACGTGGGACCTGCAGGGCACGTGGGATGGCTGGCGCGGCCTGGGCGTCGTGGCGGGAATCCGCAACGTCCTCGATCGCGATCCGCCGGCCTCGGACCAGGGCCAGACGTTCCAGGTGGGCTACGACCCGCGCTATACCGACTCGCGCGGCCGTACCTACTACGTGGGCCTGAAATACGCTTACAAGTAA